The genomic region CGGTGATTATTGTGGCGGCCGGAAGCTTTAGCTTTGGTTTCCTACGCGATTTCTTCGACTTTACCGTACCGAATTTGTTCATAATGTGGCCAGCTGCTGGCGCAATTGTCGTAGCGATGTTAGCTCAGCTATTCATTGCTCGCTGGGCTGGTCGACGAATTGTTCGGTAGGAACTTGTCTATCTATTCAGTAATTTGCCAAAAACGATATATCCTATAGTCCAGAAAACGCAACCGCATAGTAAAAATATTCCGAATACTTTCAAATAGTCTGCGAACGAGCTTAACTCGTACCAGCCACTTATCAATAGACAAGGAAAAATTGTTAATATCATGACGATAAAATGTATGGCAGATTGTTTGAGTAATGACCATTTTTCAATGTCGTATATTACAGATGCGGCTGCGACTATGGATATTATGATGCCAGATAAGAATGTCCCCTTAATCTGTGACGGGTCAATTTTTTGATATGTCATTATGAGCGCTAATGCCGACATTATAACGAAAGGAATAATTCCTCTAAACGTAGCTTGCTTTAATATTCTAGTCTTCATGGCTATAGATTACGCTTTCTTATCCAAAACCACAAGGTGCTCAATGTGCGGCGTTCTCGGGAAGAAGTTGTAGCCTTGATGATGCACGATTTCATATTTTTCCTGAAGTAGGCTGACGTCTCGCGCCTGCGTGACTGGATTACAGCTCAGATAAATAATCCGAGGCGGCTCTGTTTCCAGCAGTCTATTAGTAACATCCGCGTGAAGTCCAGCGCGCGGCGGATCAACGATGACAATTTGCTCGCCCGTTATATATTCCAGAGATTTTTCGCTCGGTGCCAAAATTGCCTTGGCGTTCGGTCGATTCAGCTTGGTAATATTCCTCCGCATTTCCGCGACGGCATGTTCGTTAATTTCCACCAGCGTCACGTCATCACCCCCAATTGTCAAACCGATTGTCCCAACTCCAGAGTAAAGGTCAAGTGTCGGCAATTTTTCATTGCAATCGATCCACGCTTTCATGTCGCTTAGGGCTTTTTCGTAAACGGGAATGTTGACCTGGAAAAATCCTTCGCAGGCGTAGTTGAAGGCGACGCCTAAAATCGTGTCGCTCAGTGTCGTGTCGCCGAATTTGTTCAAGCGTTCTGTGATCCTGCTGGCTGGGCTTTTGGGGTCGGAATAGATTATTTCGCCGCCCGCGGCTGATAGCAATTTGACTTCATCGTCGGAAATCAGATTTTCTATCTTATTTTTTACGTACAATTGCCAGACGGCGTTTCCCTGTTGATCTGAGCGAATCAAGAGTGTTTTTAATTGGCGCGCGACAATCGGTTTTTCTCGTAATAGGTCGCGAATTTCAATTGCCAATTTATTTATGCTCGGGTGCGCCAAGCTGGTTCCGTCGACGACAACTTTTCCCTTGCCGCCACGCTTGAAAAACGCCAAGTCCAAAGTTTCTTTTTCGTCGTCGTCCGTTTTGTCGCCGAACCAGCTGAACTCGACTTTATTGCGATAATTAAATTCTACGCCGTCGGTAAAGACGTCAATTTTACCTGGCAATGTAATATTGTGAAGCAAAAAAGCCTCTTCGATTAGCGACGCTTTGTACGATTGCTCGCTGGACATCGGCATTATTTGCCAAGGACTGGTGCTTAAATAACTATTTTCATCCTTCGGCGTAATTCGCTCTGGACTTTTCTCGATAATTTCCGTCACTATTCCTTCGACGAAGTGTGATTTTTTCTTTGTCACGCGAATCGTTACAAGTTCTTTTGGCAACCCTCCCCAGACGAATGCTTTGCGACCGTCGTCAAGCGTCCCGATGGCTTGCCCGCCGCCAACGATTTTTTCCAATCTTAAAGTCTCAAAAATTTGTTTTCTCATTAGGTTATATTATATCAGGATGTGTGGATTTTTTCTGGCTGGCGTGCTATAATCGTCATTGTCCTGGCAATAGTGGGACGTCGCCAAGTGGTAAGGCACTGGGTTTTGGTCCCAGCATTCGCAGGTTCGAATCCTGCCGTCCCAGCCAAATTTGACAGACATAAATTATCGCTCTTTTGGGCGATTTTTTGTTTTTAAGCAATCAAGCCATTTTTATCTAGTAAATTCATAAAATCGTCAATAAACAAATTAGTCCTCTCAACAATTTCTTTTTCTCCGAATTTTTTATAAACATTGCTTATATTCTTGAGTTCAAGATTTTCTGTTCCGCCTATGCGCTGTCCTCTACTATTATCAAAACCCTGGTAATATTTAATTTTATCTTCGAACCTATAGTCGGATGCGCGAATATTGACTCGTTTTTCTAAAAGAGATTTATTACCAAGGAGGTCGATTTGCCGATTATTAGACAATCCTTTCTCATTTTCTTGTCGCTTTCTGGGATAAATATGTTCAATATCAAACTGCTGAGAGAGTTTTGGATATGATTGCTCTTTATTGAGCATCATACGAAGCGCCAGCATGGATTTAGTGATTGGTCTGCCGTTTTTGAAATCATAAATAAGGATCGCACTGCGTGTTTGCTCTTTATCAAATTTGAAGTCTGAGAATGTAACTTCATTTAGATTAACTATATTCAGCATCTCGGCAAAAATAGGCGTTCTTAATGCGTTCACGCCTGGGTGCATTATTGCGTATCCCCATATGAATGCAATTGTACGATCGAGAAACATCTTAAAGTCTTCATCATCCAATTTTCCGTCTTCGGTGCGATTTGCTAAATAGTAAACAGATATGAAATAATTCCACATGCTATTTGGAGCATAGTTTAATATGAATAATTTCTTTAAAACCTCTTCGCTGAAACGTTCACGATTTTGATCGGTAATATCTTCCCAGAATTGAGCAAGATCTTTAAGATTTTCAAAAGTGTCATCTTGTTTAAGTACGGAATATTTATCGCGCTCATAGAATCTTCTAAGTGACTCGGTCGTGGAAGACTTGTTATTGTCTCGCTTGGCACGAATAAAATACATGTATCTCGTAAACAAATCGTCCATTGGTGTGCCGGTGATTGGGTGAAAGATTTTTTCACATGTCTCCTCGAGTTTTTTCCAATCTTTAATAAACTCATCCCTGTCGTCTTCGCTTTTCTGTTTGTAATATTGATAGAATTGAGCCTTAAAAATATCAGAATCTGAAAGTGGGAGACCTCTATCGTTTAATGTTGAGAATATGCGAAGAGCGGTATCTTGAGATTCGGCTTCGATTGGCATTAAGATGCAGTTATTAAGAATTCTTGCTGGCAAGTTCTTTGCAAAAGTTGGGAAGCTATTGATGAATTCATCGACTTTTTTAAGGAAAAATCTAAAGTTATTGGCGTATCGGCTAGTTTGGTTGTCGGTAACGATGCCTGTTCTTAGAATTGAAAGGAATTCCTCCTTGTCTTTATCAGTGGCGACAACAGAATCTATTTTTAGGTGATCTTTATCTGGCTTGCCCATTTCATCTGTTTTCCATATACAGCTGGCGATGCGTTCGGAAAAGTCTTTTGAGCCTTGGTCTTGCATTTTGGTGAAGCGATCGTAAAAAGCTCGAAGGAGAAGCATGAATGTGGTTAGGCGCTGCTGACCGTCGATCACTTCTTGTTGTTTTTTGTCGTTTTCAAAAGTCACAATTGAACCGAGAAAATACTCGTCGTTACTATCGAACTTTGTGGCATCATTGTCTGGTATTGCAAAAGAAAATATATCATCCCAGAGAGTCTGACAACTATCCTCATCCCACGCATATGGACGCTGGTAATCTGGTATGATGTAGTCTGCTTTTCTATCCGATAAGAGTGCATAGATACTTTTTTGGTCTACGTTTAGCTTTGACATAATATCCCCCGTTTATTTTTTGTCGCTAAATTTGTGAATATTCTTAGTGTAATTATAGCATGCCGCAGCATCGGCTTATTGCTTTATATAAAAAAAGCTCCCACTCGCTAGTGAGAGCTAAACTGTCGTGGTGGACAATTTGGATTAGCTAATTTTAACGACTTGTAGCTGTCTGGTCATCAAGCCATTTTTCCAGGAAACAGTTTCGGATTTCTTGCGGTTCAGTAGACTTTTTCCTAGTGGACTATCCACGGAAATTCGCCCGTCCAGAGGGTTTGCTTCCAGGCTATGAACCAGCGTATAGCGGAAAATTTTTCCCTGCTGATCCACCAAATCCACGACTGAGCCAATAGCAATTTTCAATCGATCGCGCTTCCTTGGCAGCGGCTTGGCGTGGCGTAAAATGTCCTTCTTCATAAAGATTTTTGATTGAATATTTTCCAGCTGCGTAATTACATCGTTGCGGCGTAATTTGTCATCACGCGATTTGGCGCGCCCAATTTCTTTCAATTCTAATATGAGCGCTTTCTCTGAAATCTCTAGTCCAGAAATTTCTTTCTGGAGCTCCTTAAATCCTTTTTTGCTTAAAAATGTTGTACTCATACTTCCCCTTTCGGATCGGCAATTTGCCAATCAACAATCCTATTACAACATCTAATTCTGAAAAATAGCTGAAAATTTACAGAATCGGCAAAGAGATTGTGAAAATGGCTGAGTTTTTTGAGGTACTAACAGAGATTTGCCCGCCTAGCGCTTTTGTCAATTGCTCCGCTAATGGCAATCCTAAGCCGTAGCCTTTTGTGCTTTGGCTACCGCGGAAAAATCGCTCAAAAACGTGTGGCAGAGTTTGTTGTGAAATCGTGCCGTCGTTGATGAAGTTGACGGTGATGTTTTGTTTCGATGGAATGATGCAAATTTTTACCACAGAATTTTTCGGACTATGTTTCAATGAATTGTCGAGTAAAATCGCGCACAATTCTCGCGTCGCAGTGTGATGAAGCGGAATATTTATGTGTTCTGGGCAATTCATTTTAACTCGCGCTTCGGCTTTTCGTTCGCGGATGAGTTCGGATATCAATTCCGTCAAGTTAAAACTTTTATCTTCCAGTGCCAACTTATTTTCTGTCCGCGACAGTTCCAGAAGCATCGCTGTAAGCTCAGTCAACTTATTTATTTCCTCCAAATTGCTTTCCAGAGTTTCTGTAAGTTCCGCCTTATTCGCCTTCCGATTTTTTAGCGAAAATTCAGTTTCTGCCTTCATAATTGCTAGAGGCGTTCGGAGCTGATGGCTGGCATTAGCAACAAATCGCGATTGAGCTTTGTGGGCGGTTTCTATCGGTCGCAAAGTAATTTTCGCCAATAAATATGAACACCAACCGCCAGCGAGCAGAACTATAAGATTTATATAGCCCAAACTAATTAAAAGATTTCGAGTTGAATTATCTATTCTTTCCGACAAATTGATTGCAGGAAAATCGCCCTTCCTTTGAACGATAATTTTATGAATTTGCGCATCAACTTCCGAGCGCGCCACCTGAAAAATAATACTACTAAACAGCAAACTGACGATCATCAAAATCATCAAATACCAGCCCGCCAGCTTAATTGTTGCTGAAGTAAAAATTTTCATGATTCAATCCTATAACCGAAACCGCGCACGGTTTTTATCAATTGTTTTTTGAACGGTTTGTCGATTTTTTGGCGTAGATTTTTTATGTACGCCTCGACATTATTCGGCAAAATATCGGCGTCAAAATCCCAAACGTGATCAATCAGCGTTTCTTTACTGAGAATCTGGTTCGGATGCTGCATCAAATATTCCAGCAGCGCATATTCTTTGCTCGTGAGGTCGATAATTTTTCCTGCGCGAGTTACGGTTTGCTGCTGCTTGTCAATTCTCAAATCGTCAATTTTCAAGATGTCTGGTTGCTGAATTGGCGGCCGACGAAGCAAGGCTCGCACGCGCGCCAACAATTCATCAATTGCAAAAGGCTTAGTCAAATAATCATCGGCTCCCACGTCCAGTCCGAGCGTTTTATCTTCGGTCGTACTCAGGGCTGTCAGAAACAGAATTGGCATATTTTTCCCGTTTTCGCGCAATTTTTTAACAATCTCCGTGCCTTCTAATCCCGGCAGCATTCGATCAACAATCAACAAGTCATATGGCTGACTGTCCGCCAAATTAAAGCCCTCTTCTCCGTCGTACGCCGCATCGACCGCGTATTTTTCGCGCTTCAAAGATTCGGTTATGATCCTCGCAATTTTTCGTTCGTCCTCAATAACCAGCAGTCGCATATTTATATTATATCTTTTTTCCTGCGCTAAGTGCTATAATTTTATTTAAAGAAAAGGAGGCGTATGCCAGATAATAAAAAAATGGTTGAGATTCGTCATTTTAAGATGAGTTTCGGCGATAAAACTGTTATTAAAGATCTGAGTTTTGATGTTTTTCGCGGCGAAGTTTTTGGTTTTTTGGGAAGCAATGGCTCGGGAAAAACTACGACGTTGCGCGCACTGCTTGGACTATACCAGCCGACCGCGGGTGATTTATTGATAAACGGCAAGCCATATTCGGTGGAGAGTCAGATTCGCCTCGGATATCTTCCTGAGGAGCGCGGCTTGTATAAAAAAGAAAAAGTCTTAGACGTGATGCTCTACTTTGGTCAATTGAAAGGCTTGAGTCGCAAAGAAGCTAAGGATTTTTCTCTGAAGTTTTTGGAGCGTGTCAATTTAAGCGATAAGGCTAATACGCAACTTGATAAATTATCTGGCGGACAGCAACAGAAAATCCAGCTCGGCGTAACAATTATGGGCGATCCAGAACTACTGATTATGGACGAGCCAGCCAAAGGTTTTGATCCAGTGAATCGCCGTTTGTTGATGAATATAATTGAGGAGCAACGAAAAGCTGGCGCGACAATTATTTACGTTACGCACCAGATGGAGGAAGTCGAAAGATTGTGCGATCGCTTGATTTTATTGAAAGATGGTCAAGCGGCGGCGTACGGCACATTGGAAGAAGTAAAAAGTCAATTTGGCGGCGCGTCAATGGATGACATTTTTGTCCAAGTTTACGGCGGCGAAGCGAAGGAGTTGAGTGATGAGTAAAATGCATAATTTGGGGACGGTTTTCAAATTTGAAACGCTTAGAACGCTGAAAAAACCGACGTTTTGGTTGACGGCTTTAGGGTTTCCTCTGTTGATTGGCGTGCTGTACGGCATTATGTTTTGGTCACAAAGTACGACTATTGAAGCGTCAAAAAATCTGGAAAAGCAAGAATTTTCGCTGGAAGTCACGGACGATTCGAAGTTCGTGAAGCCAGAATTACTGACGGCAATTAAAGCCAGAACCGCCAAATCGAAAGAATCTGGAATTGACGACGTAAAAAATAATAAGGTTGATGCGTATATTTATTTTCCAAAGGATTTGAGCAAGCAAAAGGTTGAAGTTTATGGTAAAGATGTTGGGTTATTCCAAAACGGAAAATACAGCGCGGTGGCGCAGAGCTTATTGAGCCAATCAGTAGCAAGCGACGTTAATCCAGCACAAGTTGCAATTCTACGCGGCAAAGTCCAATTGTTATCAACCACATATCTGGACGGAAAAGAACACGGCGGCATTAATGAGATGATTGTGCCGGGAATGTTTTTGGTTATTTTGTTCATTCTCATCAGTATTTTTGGCAATCAAATGCTCATTAGCACCACCGAGGAAAAAGAAAATCGCACGGTGGAAATGCTGCTCACGACCGTTAAAACCGACACTTTGATTACGGGTAAAATTCTGTCTTTGATGGTGTTGGCTTTGATTCAGATTTTGGTGATTGTTTTGCCAGTTTTGGCGGGCTATTTGGCATTTGGCTCGAAGTTGCAATTGCCTAATCTGGACTTGAGCACGCTCGTGTTTGATCCTGTGAGAATTGGTCTGGCGATCATAATTTTCTCCGCAAGCTTCACTTTATTTACGGGAATGTTGGTAACTTTGGGCGCGATGATGCCGACCGCCAAAGAAGCCAGTCAGTGGTTCGGAATTGTGATTATGCTATTCATTGGCCCATTTTACGGAATCACGGCGTTCGTTTCCTTCCCTGATTATTTCTTCGTTAAGTTCTTATCGCTATTTCCATTCACCGCGCCGATTCCATTGTTATTACGAAACGCAATAGGCAATTTGCCAATTTGGGAAGCTTTGCTCGGTACGGCAATTTTGGTCGCTACGGCGGTGTTTGTTATGTGGCTATCGGTGCGCGTTTTCCGCTACGGCGCGATGTCTTATGATAGTAAATTATCTCTGTCGGCGTTGCGAACACGCCGAAAAGCTGGTAAAGTTTAGGTATGAAAGTACGTATAGAGATAGACACGAAAACATTTGTGCGATTTTGGCTGGTCGTGATGGGCTTTGGTCTGGCTGGTCTGGCAATTTATTCCGCAAAGGATGCGCTGGTTTTATTGGGAATTTCCCTGTTCTTGGCGTTGGCACTAAATCGTCCGGTTGCAGCAATTGCTAAAAAATTGCCTGGAAAAAGTCGATTAGGCGGCACAGCGCTGGCGTACACGACGCTGGTTTTGCTTTTGGGTTGTGTGATCTGGTTTGTTATTCCGCCAATTGTCCAACAATCTGCCAAATTTGTCGAGAGTATTCCGAGTATAATCGACCAAGCAAGTTCACAGTGGCGTGGCGTCAACGATTTTATTGATAAGAATAATTTGCGCCCACAGGTCGATTCGATGATGGAAAACATCAAGCAGCAATTTTCGTCTTGGGCGACGAGCGTCGGCACGAATCTATTGTCCAGCGTTGGCTCTTTGGCGTCGTTCTTGGGCTCGCTATTCTTGGTGCTAGTGCTGTCATTCCTGATGCTCCTCGAGGGTCCAACTTGGGTGAAGCGTTTGTGGGGATTGTACAACGACGAAGAAAAAATGGAGCGTCATAAGAAGCTGGTCGGTCGTATGTATAACGTGATTACGGGATACGTTTCTGGGCAATTGACAGTTTCTGGAATCGATGCGATATTATCAGGTTTCGTGGTGTTTGTGCTGAGTTTGACATTCCCTGTCATAAATTCAAATTTGGCAATGCTCACCGTTATGGCGACGTTTGTGCTGACGCTAATTCCGATGTTTGGCGCAACGATTGCTGGCGCGTTGATATCACTACTACTATTCTTCAATAACATGACAGCGGGCGTTATTTATGCGATTTATTTCGTGATTTACCAGCAGATTGAGAATAACTTTGTCTCTCCTTCTATCCAGTCAAAGAAGGTTGAGTTGTCGGCTCTGACTGTCTTGGTCGCGGTGACAATTGGTTTGTATGTCGGTGGTCTATTAGGTGGTTTAGTTGCTATTCCAGCCGCTGGCGTCGTGAAAGTTTTGCTGGATAATTACTTGGAGCAAGCCAAGTCTAACCGCGTCGAAAGCGAAAAACCGCTTAATAAATTAGTTAAGAAATTGAAAAACGAAGATTAGTTGACACAGAAAAAATATAGCCCGTTGAATCCAGCGGGCTATTTCCATGTCCAAATGCTGCCGCTTGGCGTATCACGAACGGCAACGCCAGCCTGAAGAAGTTCATCACGAATTCTGTCGGATTCTTCCCAATTTTTCTCTGCGCGTGCTTGACGTCGCTGGATGATAAACCTCTTCAAATCGTCAGTAATATCAGGCGTGGATTCGGCCAAATCCAGCCCTAAAATCTCGTCAATCTCATCAATAAACTGCACCAAACTCTGTCGATGAATTTTATCAAGTGGCGTATGATCCAACTTTGAAAATACTTCATCAATCAACGCCAGTGCGCCTGGAGTATCCAAATCATCGTTCAATTTCTCGACTAACGCCTGACGTCCCGCTAATAACGAAACCGAATCGTCCTGCTCGTCCTTATCATCGTCATCTTCCAGCGTGTCGTGAGTTTGATGTCTCAGAACCGCGTAATCCCGCCAATGATTCAGCCGCGCCTGCGCTGCTTCCAGAATTTCCCAAGTAAAATTGCCCTCCGTCTGATAATGCTTACTGAGAATCGCCAGCTTAAACGCCATCGGACTAAAGCCTCGCGAAATAATATCTTCCAGCGTAATAATATTTCCCAGGGATTTACTCATTTTTCGGCCGTCGACTTTTATGTGATTAT from Candidatus Nanosynbacter sp. HMT-352 harbors:
- a CDS encoding DUF3021 family protein; this translates as MKTRILKQATFRGIIPFVIMSALALIMTYQKIDPSQIKGTFLSGIIISIVAAASVIYDIEKWSLLKQSAIHFIVMILTIFPCLLISGWYELSSFADYLKVFGIFLLCGCVFWTIGYIVFGKLLNR
- a CDS encoding class I SAM-dependent RNA methyltransferase; its protein translation is MRKQIFETLRLEKIVGGGQAIGTLDDGRKAFVWGGLPKELVTIRVTKKKSHFVEGIVTEIIEKSPERITPKDENSYLSTSPWQIMPMSSEQSYKASLIEEAFLLHNITLPGKIDVFTDGVEFNYRNKVEFSWFGDKTDDDEKETLDLAFFKRGGKGKVVVDGTSLAHPSINKLAIEIRDLLREKPIVARQLKTLLIRSDQQGNAVWQLYVKNKIENLISDDEVKLLSAAGGEIIYSDPKSPASRITERLNKFGDTTLSDTILGVAFNYACEGFFQVNIPVYEKALSDMKAWIDCNEKLPTLDLYSGVGTIGLTIGGDDVTLVEINEHAVAEMRRNITKLNRPNAKAILAPSEKSLEYITGEQIVIVDPPRAGLHADVTNRLLETEPPRIIYLSCNPVTQARDVSLLQEKYEIVHHQGYNFFPRTPHIEHLVVLDKKA
- a CDS encoding DUF262 domain-containing protein yields the protein MSKLNVDQKSIYALLSDRKADYIIPDYQRPYAWDEDSCQTLWDDIFSFAIPDNDATKFDSNDEYFLGSIVTFENDKKQQEVIDGQQRLTTFMLLLRAFYDRFTKMQDQGSKDFSERIASCIWKTDEMGKPDKDHLKIDSVVATDKDKEEFLSILRTGIVTDNQTSRYANNFRFFLKKVDEFINSFPTFAKNLPARILNNCILMPIEAESQDTALRIFSTLNDRGLPLSDSDIFKAQFYQYYKQKSEDDRDEFIKDWKKLEETCEKIFHPITGTPMDDLFTRYMYFIRAKRDNNKSSTTESLRRFYERDKYSVLKQDDTFENLKDLAQFWEDITDQNRERFSEEVLKKLFILNYAPNSMWNYFISVYYLANRTEDGKLDDEDFKMFLDRTIAFIWGYAIMHPGVNALRTPIFAEMLNIVNLNEVTFSDFKFDKEQTRSAILIYDFKNGRPITKSMLALRMMLNKEQSYPKLSQQFDIEHIYPRKRQENEKGLSNNRQIDLLGNKSLLEKRVNIRASDYRFEDKIKYYQGFDNSRGQRIGGTENLELKNISNVYKKFGEKEIVERTNLFIDDFMNLLDKNGLIA
- a CDS encoding GreA/GreB family elongation factor, which encodes MSTTFLSKKGFKELQKEISGLEISEKALILELKEIGRAKSRDDKLRRNDVITQLENIQSKIFMKKDILRHAKPLPRKRDRLKIAIGSVVDLVDQQGKIFRYTLVHSLEANPLDGRISVDSPLGKSLLNRKKSETVSWKNGLMTRQLQVVKIS
- a CDS encoding sensor histidine kinase → MKIFTSATIKLAGWYLMILMIVSLLFSSIIFQVARSEVDAQIHKIIVQRKGDFPAINLSERIDNSTRNLLISLGYINLIVLLAGGWCSYLLAKITLRPIETAHKAQSRFVANASHQLRTPLAIMKAETEFSLKNRKANKAELTETLESNLEEINKLTELTAMLLELSRTENKLALEDKSFNLTELISELIRERKAEARVKMNCPEHINIPLHHTATRELCAILLDNSLKHSPKNSVVKICIIPSKQNITVNFINDGTISQQTLPHVFERFFRGSQSTKGYGLGLPLAEQLTKALGGQISVSTSKNSAIFTISLPIL
- a CDS encoding response regulator transcription factor codes for the protein MRLLVIEDERKIARIITESLKREKYAVDAAYDGEEGFNLADSQPYDLLIVDRMLPGLEGTEIVKKLRENGKNMPILFLTALSTTEDKTLGLDVGADDYLTKPFAIDELLARVRALLRRPPIQQPDILKIDDLRIDKQQQTVTRAGKIIDLTSKEYALLEYLMQHPNQILSKETLIDHVWDFDADILPNNVEAYIKNLRQKIDKPFKKQLIKTVRGFGYRIES
- a CDS encoding ABC transporter ATP-binding protein translates to MPDNKKMVEIRHFKMSFGDKTVIKDLSFDVFRGEVFGFLGSNGSGKTTTLRALLGLYQPTAGDLLINGKPYSVESQIRLGYLPEERGLYKKEKVLDVMLYFGQLKGLSRKEAKDFSLKFLERVNLSDKANTQLDKLSGGQQQKIQLGVTIMGDPELLIMDEPAKGFDPVNRRLLMNIIEEQRKAGATIIYVTHQMEEVERLCDRLILLKDGQAAAYGTLEEVKSQFGGASMDDIFVQVYGGEAKELSDE
- a CDS encoding ABC transporter permease; its protein translation is MSKMHNLGTVFKFETLRTLKKPTFWLTALGFPLLIGVLYGIMFWSQSTTIEASKNLEKQEFSLEVTDDSKFVKPELLTAIKARTAKSKESGIDDVKNNKVDAYIYFPKDLSKQKVEVYGKDVGLFQNGKYSAVAQSLLSQSVASDVNPAQVAILRGKVQLLSTTYLDGKEHGGINEMIVPGMFLVILFILISIFGNQMLISTTEEKENRTVEMLLTTVKTDTLITGKILSLMVLALIQILVIVLPVLAGYLAFGSKLQLPNLDLSTLVFDPVRIGLAIIIFSASFTLFTGMLVTLGAMMPTAKEASQWFGIVIMLFIGPFYGITAFVSFPDYFFVKFLSLFPFTAPIPLLLRNAIGNLPIWEALLGTAILVATAVFVMWLSVRVFRYGAMSYDSKLSLSALRTRRKAGKV
- a CDS encoding AI-2E family transporter, producing MKVRIEIDTKTFVRFWLVVMGFGLAGLAIYSAKDALVLLGISLFLALALNRPVAAIAKKLPGKSRLGGTALAYTTLVLLLGCVIWFVIPPIVQQSAKFVESIPSIIDQASSQWRGVNDFIDKNNLRPQVDSMMENIKQQFSSWATSVGTNLLSSVGSLASFLGSLFLVLVLSFLMLLEGPTWVKRLWGLYNDEEKMERHKKLVGRMYNVITGYVSGQLTVSGIDAILSGFVVFVLSLTFPVINSNLAMLTVMATFVLTLIPMFGATIAGALISLLLFFNNMTAGVIYAIYFVIYQQIENNFVSPSIQSKKVELSALTVLVAVTIGLYVGGLLGGLVAIPAAGVVKVLLDNYLEQAKSNRVESEKPLNKLVKKLKNED